One Thermicanus aegyptius DSM 12793 DNA segment encodes these proteins:
- a CDS encoding magnesium transporter CorA family protein, translating to MIRIFFTNNDGQLEERTEICNGCWVHLVSPTENEILRVAEHLQLPLNFLKDPLDEEERSRIEKEDQIVLIIVNIPVYLTDDQDSPIFDTLPLGMIITPETFITVSLKDHPIFHEFMENRIKQFFTFKKTRFSLQILYQIATHYLRYLKLIYKRTNEIERELHQSMKNQELYTLLNLEKSLVYFATSLKSNNIVMQKMMRNGLLKMYEDDQDLLEDVIIENQQAIEMAETHSAVLSGMMDAFASVISNNLNIVMKFLASFTIILSLPTMVASFYGMNVPIPFQTYPFSFWIAILISAFLSTATAVIFWKRRFF from the coding sequence ATGATCAGAATCTTTTTCACCAACAACGACGGTCAACTGGAAGAACGGACGGAGATTTGCAACGGGTGTTGGGTGCATCTTGTTTCCCCCACGGAAAACGAGATTCTCCGCGTGGCGGAACACCTTCAGCTTCCCCTTAATTTCTTGAAAGACCCTTTGGATGAAGAAGAACGTTCCCGTATTGAAAAAGAGGATCAAATAGTCCTTATCATCGTAAATATTCCCGTATATTTGACGGATGATCAGGATTCCCCCATCTTCGACACCTTACCGCTTGGAATGATTATCACCCCGGAAACTTTTATCACGGTCAGCTTAAAAGATCATCCCATTTTCCATGAATTTATGGAGAATCGAATCAAGCAATTCTTCACCTTCAAGAAAACGCGTTTTTCTTTACAGATTCTGTATCAGATTGCTACCCATTACCTTCGTTATTTGAAGTTGATCTACAAGCGGACCAATGAGATTGAGCGGGAGCTTCACCAATCGATGAAAAACCAAGAATTATACACCCTTCTCAATCTGGAGAAGAGCTTGGTTTACTTTGCCACATCCCTGAAGTCGAATAATATCGTGATGCAAAAGATGATGCGCAATGGGCTTCTAAAGATGTATGAGGATGACCAGGATCTCCTGGAAGATGTCATCATCGAAAACCAGCAGGCCATCGAGATGGCGGAAACCCATTCCGCCGTTTTAAGCGGAATGATGGATGCTTTCGCATCGGTCATCTCGAATAACCTAAATATCGTCATGAAATTTCTCGCTTCTTTTACCATCATTTTATCTTTACCCACCATGGTGGCCAGTTTCTACGGGATGAATGTTCCGATTCCGTTTCAGACGTATCCTTTTTCTTTTTGGATCGCCATCTTGATCTCTGCATTCCTCTCCACGGCCACGGCCGTCATCTTTTGGAAGCGACGTTTCTTTTAA
- a CDS encoding NUDIX hydrolase gives MLRFTICFILQGDKILLLNREKPAWMGRWNGVGGKIEPGETPQESILREIREETDLTLEEVSYKGIVTWSGEGVEQGGMHLFLAYLPEDYIYETPKKIREGILDWKSLDWVLDPRNEGVASNIPYFLPVMLQEKGLYDHHCRFEQGCMTGYEKRPLKSVEISSALPRKLGSA, from the coding sequence GTGCTGCGCTTCACCATTTGCTTTATTCTCCAGGGGGATAAGATCCTCCTGTTAAATCGTGAAAAGCCGGCGTGGATGGGGCGTTGGAACGGCGTGGGCGGGAAGATCGAACCGGGAGAGACCCCTCAGGAATCGATTTTACGGGAGATCAGGGAAGAGACGGACCTCACCTTGGAGGAGGTTTCCTATAAAGGGATTGTCACCTGGTCCGGGGAGGGTGTGGAACAGGGAGGAATGCATCTTTTCCTGGCGTATCTTCCGGAAGATTACATATATGAAACCCCTAAAAAGATACGGGAAGGGATTCTCGATTGGAAATCGTTAGATTGGGTCTTAGATCCCCGGAATGAAGGGGTAGCGAGCAACATCCCTTATTTTCTCCCCGTTATGCTTCAAGAAAAAGGCCTCTATGACCATCATTGCCGTTTTGAGCAAGGCTGTATGACCGGGTATGAGAAGCGGCCGTTGAAGAGTGTGGAGATCTCTTCTGCACTTCCGAGGAAGTTGGGATCGGCATAA
- a CDS encoding methyl-accepting chemotaxis protein: MITLREPVFPETQEKGGREERNAVTLLIKQPLFFSTETRFEECYSELLESKEQCAVIMEDSRVAGLIMKEQVYRILGYNYGLSLYSLKKMGEIMDVSPLRVEMAIPLAEMIQLAMDRPQEKIYDAILLFEGKRFLGYITILDLLFLSAEKQKELKEIRKSQLEHAGLLIQKMNESIEEVGTRSVEGTKAADEMLMKTRSVEQVLQSFQNTVAVLLELVLTQVDQIKVLKEYNSRVTEIIDTITQLTNQINLLSLNAGIEAARAGEHGKGFTVVAEEVRKLAEQTKGSARKIAESIFAMNETIERTIELIRQGSKTMEESKGILSEVFQMFRKLFSTIDGTKEKIQWIHMSARTASERGKEAIQSLAQIMGQSD, from the coding sequence ATGATAACACTAAGAGAACCGGTATTTCCTGAGACACAGGAAAAGGGAGGAAGGGAAGAGAGAAATGCCGTTACTCTTCTCATAAAACAGCCTCTCTTTTTTTCCACAGAAACACGCTTTGAAGAGTGCTACTCGGAGCTTCTTGAATCCAAGGAGCAGTGTGCCGTTATTATGGAGGATTCCAGAGTTGCCGGCCTGATCATGAAAGAGCAAGTTTATCGGATATTGGGGTATAATTATGGCTTAAGCCTTTACAGTTTAAAGAAAATGGGCGAAATCATGGATGTTTCTCCCCTCAGGGTTGAGATGGCAATCCCCCTTGCAGAGATGATCCAATTGGCGATGGACCGTCCCCAGGAGAAGATTTACGATGCGATTCTCCTTTTTGAGGGGAAGCGGTTTTTAGGGTATATCACAATCCTTGACCTTTTATTCTTGTCGGCGGAAAAGCAGAAAGAATTAAAGGAGATCCGGAAATCACAGCTAGAACATGCCGGGCTTCTGATCCAAAAGATGAATGAAAGCATTGAGGAAGTAGGAACGAGAAGCGTTGAGGGCACAAAAGCGGCTGATGAGATGCTGATGAAAACCCGGAGTGTAGAACAGGTGCTCCAATCGTTTCAAAACACCGTTGCCGTTCTCTTGGAGCTTGTCTTAACACAAGTGGATCAAATCAAGGTACTAAAGGAATATAATTCTCGGGTCACAGAGATTATCGATACCATAACCCAGTTGACGAATCAAATTAACCTTCTTTCTTTAAATGCGGGCATCGAGGCGGCTAGGGCAGGGGAGCATGGAAAGGGATTCACCGTGGTGGCAGAAGAGGTGAGAAAATTGGCGGAGCAAACAAAAGGTTCCGCTAGAAAAATCGCAGAATCCATTTTTGCCATGAACGAAACGATTGAGAGGACCATTGAACTGATCCGGCAAGGAAGTAAAACGATGGAAGAAAGTAAAGGGATCCTTTCGGAAGTTTTTCAGATGTTTAGGAAACTTTTTTCTACCATCGACGGGACGAAAGAGAAGATCCAATGGATTCACATGAGCGCCCGCACGGCTAGCGAGAGAGGAAAGGAAGCGATCCAATCCTTAGCCCAAATTATGGGCCAATCCGATTAA
- a CDS encoding c-type cytochrome has protein sequence MNSEKWMWTAITLLLALTIIGIVIYGLATIAPDQTASSQVSDGAPSPQGGQSTSNGVTASGDTALPPVPSMDQVPEGPLGEAIKLGYKLMNETNTLLPNNVGNQLACSSCHGNAGLDSTSPFIGVTAVFPQYNARAGKVLTIEERINGCFLRSMNGKPLDYTSNEMKAMVAYLTYISEGVPTGTKERPWVVKNYISDRPTPNKENGEKLYQQACMQCHGADGSGTGPTTGPALWGDNSFNIGAGMARIGTMAGYIKRNMPLAPMGGINKGDLTDQEAVDLAAYILSHDRPDFAPKANDWPNGDAPDDVPYETTAKKK, from the coding sequence ATGAATAGCGAAAAATGGATGTGGACCGCGATCACCCTTTTATTAGCGTTGACGATCATCGGCATCGTAATTTATGGCTTGGCGACGATCGCTCCCGATCAAACGGCTTCTTCCCAAGTTTCGGATGGTGCCCCCTCTCCCCAAGGAGGCCAGTCAACATCAAATGGGGTGACGGCTTCGGGAGATACGGCGCTCCCTCCGGTTCCCAGCATGGATCAGGTGCCGGAAGGCCCTCTTGGAGAGGCCATTAAGCTGGGCTATAAGCTGATGAATGAAACCAACACATTGCTTCCCAACAACGTGGGGAATCAATTGGCCTGTTCCAGCTGCCATGGGAATGCGGGCCTAGATTCCACCTCTCCTTTTATTGGGGTTACCGCCGTATTTCCCCAATATAACGCCCGGGCAGGGAAAGTCTTAACGATTGAAGAAAGGATCAACGGATGTTTTCTCCGCAGCATGAACGGAAAACCTTTAGATTACACAAGTAATGAAATGAAGGCCATGGTCGCTTATCTCACCTACATTTCGGAGGGGGTGCCCACCGGTACGAAAGAACGCCCCTGGGTGGTAAAAAATTATATCTCTGACAGACCGACCCCCAATAAGGAGAATGGGGAGAAATTATATCAGCAGGCTTGTATGCAATGTCATGGTGCCGATGGGTCGGGAACGGGGCCCACCACGGGGCCGGCACTCTGGGGTGATAATTCTTTTAACATCGGAGCCGGTATGGCCCGCATCGGAACCATGGCGGGATACATCAAACGGAACATGCCTCTTGCCCCAATGGGCGGCATCAATAAAGGGGATTTAACCGATCAGGAAGCTGTGGACCTGGCCGCTTACATCCTATCCCATGATCGACCTGATTTCGCGCCGAAGGCGAACGACTGGCCGAACGGAGATGCGCCTGATGATGTTCCCTATGAAACAACCGCTAAGAAAAAATAA
- a CDS encoding NAD(P)/FAD-dependent oxidoreductase has product MYDVAVIGAGPAGASAALFTAKAGKKTVLIDSDQSITKRAWIENHYGVPEVTGPDLVGTGIKQAEKFGARYQQGKVTNIIKKEDGFTIETDKGEQVEAKYVILATGLMVDLAEKIGLKTKPGTEPRVKTVLDVDREGRTSQPGIWAAGTVAGVSIHTIITAGDGAKVAINLISEMNGERYVDHDVLKTDAAAKH; this is encoded by the coding sequence ATGTACGATGTAGCGGTTATCGGGGCAGGTCCGGCAGGGGCCAGCGCAGCCTTATTTACGGCCAAAGCAGGCAAGAAGACCGTTCTCATTGACAGCGACCAGAGCATCACCAAACGGGCCTGGATTGAGAACCATTATGGGGTGCCGGAAGTTACCGGTCCGGATCTGGTAGGGACGGGAATAAAACAGGCGGAGAAGTTTGGAGCACGGTACCAACAGGGGAAAGTGACCAATATCATAAAAAAAGAGGATGGTTTCACCATCGAGACCGATAAAGGGGAGCAGGTTGAAGCAAAATATGTCATTCTTGCCACAGGACTGATGGTAGACCTGGCGGAAAAGATCGGCTTAAAGACAAAGCCTGGAACAGAGCCGCGGGTGAAGACGGTTCTGGACGTGGATCGAGAAGGACGGACCAGTCAACCCGGCATTTGGGCGGCAGGTACCGTGGCAGGAGTGAGCATCCATACGATCATCACCGCCGGGGATGGGGCGAAAGTGGCCATCAACCTCATCAGCGAGATGAATGGGGAACGTTATGTAGACCATGATGTGCTAAAGACGGATGCCGCTGCGAAGCATTGA
- a CDS encoding S8 family serine peptidase has translation MKKQYMYFIFTLVLVLSSFIPVSNGFTLKETPHLLESEKYIPKKTQTINKTKISYHVGKESIEETENYNKISKYVSEKIQKVGLDTPIAVTVGISYKYNLQNFLSNLSLVEKEIAKITSAYTFDTNLTGQQIQLLAQNKEVLWISLSSEIVTIDESINSMKDEDSIIVPFLNASTEMTGTKKARKDFGVTGNRDGSMSAPAVAGILALMNDASNGSLIYTIYTEDFGKSGFDPVYGNGEILAYDSIKEAKGAFSGSFDDFRDHLIGQTSIDEGFIHTYTINVYHTDTNLYFATTLLMLDEDGDDFDLYVWGPGKDPHTDAPDYSSIGTDPQEVISFKPTSTGNYTVGIYAYSGGGQYSVDFIGQIRPEG, from the coding sequence ATGAAAAAACAATATATGTACTTTATTTTTACTTTAGTTCTCGTCTTATCGAGCTTTATTCCAGTTTCAAATGGTTTTACTCTAAAGGAAACACCCCATTTACTGGAATCAGAAAAGTATATTCCAAAGAAAACACAAACTATCAATAAAACTAAAATCAGCTATCATGTGGGCAAAGAATCAATTGAAGAAACAGAAAATTATAACAAAATTTCTAAATATGTATCAGAAAAAATCCAAAAAGTCGGATTGGATACCCCAATCGCAGTGACGGTCGGTATTTCTTACAAATATAATCTGCAAAATTTCCTTTCTAATCTTTCTTTAGTCGAAAAAGAAATTGCAAAGATAACATCTGCATATACTTTTGACACTAATTTAACGGGGCAACAAATTCAACTTCTTGCTCAAAACAAAGAAGTTTTATGGATTTCACTTTCATCGGAAATTGTAACAATAGACGAAAGCATCAACTCAATGAAGGATGAAGATAGTATAATTGTACCTTTCTTAAATGCATCCACTGAAATGACAGGAACAAAAAAAGCTAGGAAGGATTTTGGCGTGACAGGAAACAGGGACGGCTCAATGTCTGCACCGGCAGTTGCTGGGATTCTTGCACTTATGAATGATGCAAGCAATGGTAGTTTAATCTATACTATTTATACCGAGGATTTTGGCAAAAGTGGCTTTGATCCCGTATATGGCAATGGAGAGATCTTGGCTTACGACTCGATAAAAGAAGCAAAGGGGGCTTTCTCAGGTTCATTCGACGATTTCAGAGATCATCTTATTGGTCAAACTTCCATAGATGAAGGATTCATTCACACTTACACGATAAATGTTTATCATACTGACACGAATCTTTATTTCGCAACCACTCTATTAATGTTAGACGAGGATGGTGATGACTTTGATCTGTACGTTTGGGGACCGGGCAAAGACCCACATACGGATGCACCTGATTATTCGAGTATTGGAACAGATCCACAAGAAGTAATATCTTTTAAACCGACGAGTACCGGTAACTATACCGTAGGGATTTATGCATATAGTGGAGGTGGTCAGTATAGTGTCGATTTTATTGGACAGATACGACCGGAGGGATGA
- a CDS encoding RNA polymerase sigma factor, translating to MLPPHTEIRILDDEDAKLAAWILTGLHHEAIRLAKKHKRMNEKELLILDKKMSDLEEENATELVDYLVARLGKHRGIEEDILLYEILSQLSSQQRMVITKVVLEGHSEREVAQQLGISKQAVNRIKQRAVRRLRDELYPEVE from the coding sequence TTGTTGCCGCCTCATACTGAAATCAGAATTTTAGATGATGAAGATGCCAAGCTAGCAGCATGGATTCTCACAGGTCTACACCATGAGGCGATCAGATTAGCTAAAAAGCATAAACGGATGAATGAAAAAGAGTTGTTAATCCTCGATAAGAAAATGAGTGATTTGGAAGAAGAGAATGCAACCGAACTGGTAGATTATCTAGTTGCCAGATTAGGAAAACATCGAGGGATTGAGGAGGATATTTTACTTTATGAAATTCTTTCACAATTGTCATCACAACAAAGAATGGTCATCACGAAGGTTGTGCTCGAAGGGCATTCTGAACGGGAAGTTGCCCAGCAATTGGGGATTTCGAAACAGGCGGTCAACAGAATAAAGCAAAGGGCGGTCAGAAGGTTGAGAGATGAACTCTATCCAGAGGTGGAATAG
- a CDS encoding RNA polymerase sigma factor, protein MLPPHTEIRILDDEDAKLAAWILTGLHHEAIRLAKKHKRMNEKELLILDKKMSDLEEENATELVDYLVARLGKHRGIEEDILLYEILSQLSSQQRMVITKVMLERHSEREVAQQLGISKQAVNRIKQRAIRRLRDEFYLMLK, encoded by the coding sequence TTGTTGCCGCCTCATACTGAAATCAGGATTTTAGATGATGAAGATGCCAAGCTAGCAGCATGGATTCTCACAGGTCTACACCATGAGGCGATCAGATTAGCTAAAAAGCATAAACGGATGAATGAAAAAGAGTTGTTAATCCTCGATAAGAAAATGAGTGATTTGGAAGAAGAGAATGCAACCGAACTGGTAGATTATCTAGTTGCCAGATTAGGAAAACATCGAGGGATTGAGGAGGATATTTTACTTTATGAAATTCTTTCACAATTGTCATCACAACAAAGAATGGTCATCACGAAGGTTATGCTCGAAAGGCATTCTGAACGGGAAGTTGCCCAGCAATTAGGGATTTCGAAACAGGCGGTCAACAGAATAAAGCAAAGAGCAATCAGAAGGTTGAGAGATGAGTTTTATCTTATGTTGAAATAG
- a CDS encoding restriction endonuclease, whose amino-acid sequence MQKNMYGEIPVVEIDENQRYWLVRTQSGEYYQEFFHENFIGIGWDELDLRRIYKTPNEEQMIEHIKTQYPDEKQPGRILNQIKRFLYDMKIGDIVLIPSHSSLCVSFGTVESDLYLEEITIEDVFAGKCPFQKRRKVKWSKTVQREELDPYLYGLLNSHHTITDATPYSTFIDRTLHSFYIKGNSAHLILGIQKPDHIPAVELIDVLNKTLEIIPFINSLTDSNYKKEDIDIRLTLNSQGIIEIVTFTSPVLILGIGVLLHYLIGGKLSGKMSITSEEKKVELESSSDGLLGKFLKIKQHIGRQKLKEMELAHKMAFEKLQAKLPTELKNLPDPSELNSKKED is encoded by the coding sequence TTGCAAAAAAATATGTATGGAGAGATCCCTGTTGTTGAAATTGACGAAAATCAAAGGTATTGGTTGGTAAGAACGCAATCAGGGGAATACTACCAAGAGTTTTTTCATGAAAATTTTATTGGAATTGGCTGGGACGAACTTGATCTCAGACGAATATACAAAACTCCTAATGAGGAACAAATGATTGAACATATTAAGACCCAATATCCTGATGAAAAACAACCTGGTAGAATTCTAAACCAGATAAAACGCTTTCTATACGACATGAAAATTGGTGACATCGTATTAATTCCTAGCCATTCATCATTGTGTGTATCCTTTGGTACTGTAGAAAGTGATCTATACCTCGAAGAAATTACGATAGAAGATGTGTTCGCTGGTAAGTGCCCATTTCAGAAAAGAAGAAAAGTAAAATGGTCAAAAACTGTTCAACGTGAAGAGCTTGACCCATATTTATACGGTTTGTTGAACTCGCACCATACGATTACCGATGCGACTCCATATTCAACGTTTATCGATCGCACCCTTCACTCATTTTATATCAAAGGAAACTCAGCACACTTAATCTTAGGAATTCAAAAACCTGATCATATACCGGCAGTAGAGCTCATTGATGTCTTAAACAAAACATTAGAAATAATACCGTTCATCAATTCATTAACAGATTCAAATTATAAAAAAGAAGACATCGACATTCGTCTTACGCTCAATTCGCAAGGAATAATTGAAATCGTTACCTTTACATCTCCAGTGCTTATCCTTGGGATCGGAGTATTATTGCATTATTTGATTGGGGGAAAACTATCCGGAAAAATGAGTATTACATCCGAGGAAAAAAAAGTGGAATTAGAAAGTTCTTCAGATGGTCTATTAGGGAAATTCTTGAAAATAAAACAACATATTGGCCGCCAAAAATTGAAAGAAATGGAATTAGCGCATAAAATGGCTTTTGAGAAACTACAAGCAAAATTACCTACTGAGCTAAAAAATCTTCCTGATCCATCGGAATTGAATTCCAAAAAGGAAGATTAA
- a CDS encoding stage II sporulation protein M: MKRWLSFWREHVRAMGLAVILFIFGGVIGFLFWQPLSHVMQDILSQLVEKVGIESNKEVNSLSLFFGLFMNNSIAVVILILSGFLFGIYPAWGMILNGLLLGYLLAATTYSGGNPFAMFIFGILPHGIFEIPALILGATYGLIFGAAVFKWIIRLFSPRLRAEDPVQWKKMFRPLLPTLGVTLLLLLIAAAIESTVTVYLVKTFVAGV; this comes from the coding sequence ATGAAAAGATGGCTTTCATTCTGGAGGGAACATGTACGAGCGATGGGCTTGGCTGTCATCCTGTTTATCTTCGGTGGTGTCATAGGGTTTCTTTTTTGGCAACCGCTGAGCCACGTGATGCAGGACATTTTATCTCAACTGGTGGAAAAAGTGGGGATTGAATCGAACAAAGAAGTCAACTCCCTAAGCCTTTTCTTTGGGCTTTTTATGAATAACAGCATCGCTGTGGTCATCCTGATCCTAAGCGGCTTTCTCTTTGGAATTTATCCGGCTTGGGGAATGATCCTGAACGGATTACTTCTCGGGTATCTCCTGGCTGCTACCACCTACAGCGGTGGGAACCCATTCGCCATGTTCATTTTTGGGATCCTCCCCCATGGAATCTTCGAAATTCCTGCCCTTATCTTGGGGGCTACCTACGGTCTCATTTTTGGAGCCGCCGTCTTTAAATGGATCATTCGTCTTTTCAGTCCAAGACTACGTGCAGAAGATCCGGTTCAATGGAAAAAAATGTTTCGGCCTCTTCTCCCTACGCTGGGAGTAACATTGCTCCTTCTCCTCATCGCCGCAGCCATCGAGAGCACCGTCACGGTTTATTTGGTCAAAACGTTTGTTGCTGGGGTGTGA